In Labrus bergylta chromosome 6, fLabBer1.1, whole genome shotgun sequence, the following proteins share a genomic window:
- the LOC136179377 gene encoding interferon-induced protein with tetratricopeptide repeats 1-like: MSAAQSQTTLESLQCHFTWNLDHSKQKLLRLTHKMEDFSTEKGNRKLGHNYNLWGFIQYKLGLNEEANSLFQKAAETLNKLRDADEGPWLVVNYGNLAWLHHHLGDQAESQAYLSKVDALMEKDPSPTQDDLHPEIYAEKAWTLMFLREDKKLVVDYYEKAARMQPDMVDWNTSYVIWLKKAQNFSDTRLDPDLLEKMRQAKERDPENLYLAALYLEQRADEGENIQDEVRELAGNVSTLCCSSSGMWALLNLYIKYISVDEAVDLAEEVLKEHPDVCYLKRCVAFCYRWRIVYKMRDYPDPEQSMVDRAIARPKLSRYFRNCSKMNLQNLQTNRCFTTNMQIIYTLIYMTPTGRHSIT, encoded by the exons atgag tgctgctcagagtcaaaccacactggagtccctgcagtgccactTCACCTGGAACCTGGACCACAGCAAGCAAAAACTGTTACGCCTCACGCACaagatggaggacttcagcacagagaaGGGAAATAGAAAACTGGGCCACAAttacaacctgtgggggttcattcagtataagctggggttaaatgaagaggctaacagtttgttccagaaggctgcagagaccctcaacaagctgagagatgcagatgagggtccttggttagtggtgaactacgggaacctggcctggctgcaccaccacctgggagatcaagcagagagtcaggcttacctgtcaaaggttgatgccctgatggaaaaagACCCATCTCCAACCCAGgacgacctccatccagagatctacgctgaaaaggcctggaccctgatgttTTTGAGAGAGGATAAGAagctggttgttgattactacgagaaagctgccaggatgcagccggacatggtggattggaacaccagctatgtcatatggttaaagaaggcccaaaacttcagtgacacaaggctggaccctgacctcttggagaaaatgagacaagccaaggaacgggatccagagaacttgtacctCGCTGCACTCTACCTTGAAcaacgtgctgatgaaggagaaaacattcaagatgaagtccgtgagttggctggaaatgtgagcactctgtgctgcagtagcagtggcatgtgggccttactaaacctttacataaaatacatatcagttgatgaggccgttgatttggcagaggaagttctgaaagaacatccagatgtgtGTTATCTGAAGAGATGTGTTGCGTtctgctacagatggaggatcGTTTATAAAATGAGAGATTACCCTGATCCAGAACAAAGCATGGTGGACAGAGCAATCgcaaggccaaagctgagcagatatttcagaaactgctcaaaaatgaacctgcagaaccttcagacaaacagatgctttacaacaaatatgcaaatcatTTATACTTTAATCTATATGACTCCCACAGGTCGACacagtatcacatga